From Sporosarcina sp. FSL W7-1349, a single genomic window includes:
- a CDS encoding collagen-like protein: protein MERCPKCHQDIFCTCGEATRGKRGPRGYQGPPGEPGCPGPPGERGEPGPPGPKGERGPRGFHGLEGLPGERGEKGERGEKGERGSQGERGPRGSAGSPGPKGERGDQGPKGDLGPPGPRGETGPAGTFDSAYGFAYTDTRQSTSGPIHLPVTGPLRDVAPAEAGLQVKKNGVYQISYQVLLDSKMLNCDPSSFYLKVNGGDAPLPSMTESTTSATLTSTQLLSLHAGDVIQVVAHLQEHCSYKYASLLILQVG from the coding sequence ATGGAGCGATGCCCGAAATGTCATCAAGACATTTTTTGTACATGCGGCGAAGCCACAAGAGGGAAACGGGGACCGCGAGGCTATCAAGGACCACCTGGTGAACCGGGCTGTCCCGGACCACCGGGCGAACGAGGAGAACCGGGACCGCCTGGCCCAAAGGGGGAACGCGGGCCACGAGGATTTCATGGATTGGAAGGACTGCCGGGTGAGCGGGGTGAGAAAGGAGAACGTGGAGAAAAAGGCGAGCGCGGATCTCAGGGAGAACGCGGGCCACGGGGGTCTGCCGGATCTCCTGGACCGAAAGGGGAACGTGGAGACCAAGGACCGAAAGGAGATCTAGGGCCACCGGGGCCGCGAGGAGAAACGGGACCTGCCGGAACATTCGATTCGGCTTACGGGTTTGCCTACACGGATACCCGACAATCGACTTCCGGTCCGATCCACCTGCCGGTTACCGGTCCGTTGAGAGATGTGGCACCGGCAGAAGCCGGATTGCAAGTGAAAAAGAATGGTGTCTATCAAATCAGTTATCAAGTCTTGTTGGATTCCAAAATGCTCAACTGCGATCCTTCCTCTTTCTATCTGAAAGTAAACGGCGGCGATGCCCCCCTTCCTTCCATGACCGAATCGACGACATCCGCAACTTTGACATCCACTCAGTTGCTCTCCTTACATGCGGGCGACGTGATCCAAGTCGTTGCTCACTTGCAGGAACATTGCAGCTACAAGTATGCCAGTCTACTCATTCTTCAAGTCGGATAA
- a CDS encoding multicopper oxidase domain-containing protein, producing the protein MLRRYHVVAIPIRMVLNTFGDHNPNGMMYVLKENEEKVKQLVKENPFTPVELVQPLIIRANEGDTVEILLENQLPFHVGLHFQQAEYDVRAADGANVGLNEDSTVPPCGSHLYRIHVVKEGIYYFSDLGHPSSGENGTNGNGLFGALFVQRRFSWWTDPETGKPMNSGVYADIHHPILPSFREYAWVFHDEMEVDDLTGNRPIHHLTNQEESSFHGANYRFEPINRRQQLIAEGVVCPNCEGEEVHHDSWVYGDPSTPVLRGYVGDPAKIRAVHGGVKETHVFHYHVHQWLSDADDLESEIIDAQSISPQTHYTVEPLYGLGSLQGSFGDSIIHCHLYPHFAAGMWGLNRVFDTLQDGSQCYPNGVPIRALQPLPDRKAPPEPTAQRPGFPNFIPGKVGYKAPRPPLSIKGGRGLTELERHAAIENPRPGAVFTDPCPKGAPVREFNISLIELPITYNKQGWHDPKGRIYVLDEDLEDICAGRKEPEPLVIHAPAHTCFRINYTNRLPHILDGDAFQLVTRTYENGFHIHFVKFDVLVNDGANVGWNYDSSVLSGETIQYSYYAEVEVKAWFFHDHLYPNAHQQHGVFGSGVVHPRFTEFLDPRTGKPVVHGTQITAKHPLIPDYRDFALFVQDFTLLFDRHGKPLQPPRYPSSDDDPGLFGVNYKNEPLQFRLGKDCDPAYTFSSYQNGDPVTPILKAYEGDSIRIRLLQGSQEESHSFNVHGLRWHKERSNLASSIKDQEHIGISESFTMETYIERAGDYLWAFETEEDLWNGLWGLIRAYDEKVPDLITLSDRPEPLKRSKPLPEYTGSKPPQAEDPSVHPVKGPVRQFDVVAFQTPLLYNDFGDHDPHGIIFALREDREAILKGTKHPEPLILRANVGDTVEVTLTSELELDKFPFPDGIYPYPVVKEQACYPPSLRISLHPQLIQYDVKTSAGETVGFNGDQTVGPGEKRTYRWVVDSQVGVCGLWDMADIRNHKSQGAFGAFIAEPRGTKYVDPYTLLPVKTGANVVLRNPFLPDIREFVVIMHDGIRLYDKQGQVIFDPVDGILVPPPEIDEDLLDTYDQGSRGINYRSERLINRYQKHPKLNELFSSKVFGDPATPVFECYVGEPVTIRLVTPAERRRAHSFHLHGHRWRFDTKDIESRTEAFVGFHVAGATKNLELLGGAGAYGKFPGDYLYRSGNIRWDIEQGMWGIMRVHEKPVEKLPKLEQ; encoded by the coding sequence ATGCTCAGACGCTATCACGTAGTGGCAATTCCGATTCGGATGGTGCTGAACACATTCGGCGACCATAATCCGAACGGAATGATGTATGTTTTGAAAGAAAATGAAGAGAAAGTGAAACAATTGGTGAAGGAAAATCCCTTCACCCCGGTGGAACTTGTACAGCCTCTCATTATTCGGGCGAATGAAGGGGACACAGTGGAAATCTTGCTGGAGAATCAATTGCCGTTTCACGTAGGACTGCATTTCCAACAAGCGGAATACGATGTCCGGGCGGCGGATGGCGCCAACGTCGGGTTGAATGAAGATAGCACTGTTCCGCCCTGCGGATCCCACCTTTATCGGATTCATGTCGTGAAGGAAGGCATCTATTACTTTTCGGATTTGGGCCACCCTTCCAGCGGTGAAAATGGCACGAATGGAAATGGTCTATTCGGAGCCTTGTTTGTCCAGCGGCGTTTTTCATGGTGGACAGATCCGGAGACCGGGAAGCCGATGAATAGCGGAGTGTACGCGGATATCCACCATCCCATTTTACCGTCGTTCCGGGAGTACGCTTGGGTGTTCCATGATGAAATGGAAGTGGATGATCTGACGGGAAACCGGCCGATCCATCATCTGACTAACCAAGAAGAAAGCTCGTTCCATGGGGCCAATTATCGGTTTGAACCGATTAATCGACGGCAACAACTCATCGCTGAAGGGGTCGTCTGTCCCAATTGTGAAGGGGAGGAAGTCCACCACGATTCCTGGGTCTATGGAGATCCTTCGACACCCGTTTTACGCGGGTATGTCGGGGACCCGGCGAAAATCCGGGCCGTCCATGGCGGAGTGAAGGAAACGCATGTGTTTCATTACCACGTCCACCAATGGCTGAGCGATGCGGATGATTTGGAGTCGGAAATCATTGATGCCCAATCCATTAGCCCTCAAACCCATTACACTGTTGAACCGCTTTACGGATTGGGCAGCTTGCAAGGTTCGTTCGGAGATTCGATTATCCATTGCCACTTATATCCGCATTTTGCAGCAGGCATGTGGGGATTGAATCGGGTGTTCGATACGCTTCAAGACGGGAGTCAATGCTATCCGAACGGCGTTCCAATCCGAGCGCTGCAACCGTTGCCCGACCGGAAAGCCCCGCCCGAGCCGACAGCCCAAAGACCGGGGTTTCCGAATTTCATTCCTGGAAAAGTTGGCTATAAAGCACCCCGCCCGCCGCTCAGCATAAAAGGGGGGCGCGGGCTGACGGAGTTGGAGCGTCATGCGGCCATTGAGAACCCGAGGCCGGGTGCCGTCTTTACGGATCCATGTCCCAAAGGTGCGCCTGTCCGTGAATTCAATATCTCCTTGATTGAGTTGCCTATTACGTACAACAAGCAAGGATGGCATGATCCCAAGGGCAGGATCTATGTGTTGGATGAAGATTTGGAGGATATTTGTGCGGGAAGGAAAGAACCTGAGCCTCTTGTCATTCATGCACCGGCCCATACCTGTTTCCGCATTAATTATACGAATCGATTGCCGCATATTTTGGATGGGGATGCGTTTCAATTGGTCACTCGGACTTATGAAAACGGGTTTCATATTCATTTCGTAAAATTCGATGTGCTCGTGAATGATGGGGCGAATGTCGGGTGGAACTACGATTCGTCCGTCTTGTCGGGTGAAACAATCCAATATTCCTATTATGCTGAAGTCGAAGTAAAAGCATGGTTTTTCCATGATCATCTCTATCCGAACGCCCATCAGCAGCATGGTGTGTTCGGCTCGGGCGTCGTCCATCCTCGTTTCACAGAATTCCTCGATCCGCGAACTGGAAAGCCTGTGGTGCACGGAACGCAAATCACCGCAAAGCATCCATTGATTCCGGATTACAGGGATTTTGCTTTATTTGTCCAGGATTTCACTTTATTGTTCGACCGGCATGGAAAACCGCTGCAACCGCCGAGATATCCAAGTTCCGATGATGATCCTGGTTTATTCGGCGTGAATTATAAGAACGAACCGTTGCAATTCCGGTTGGGGAAAGATTGCGACCCTGCTTATACATTCAGTTCCTATCAGAATGGGGATCCCGTTACGCCTATTTTAAAGGCATACGAGGGTGATTCGATCCGAATCCGGCTCCTGCAAGGCTCACAAGAGGAATCCCATAGCTTCAACGTCCATGGGCTAAGATGGCATAAGGAGCGGAGCAATCTGGCCTCGTCCATTAAAGATCAGGAGCATATCGGAATTTCAGAATCCTTCACGATGGAAACGTATATTGAAAGGGCCGGCGACTATCTCTGGGCGTTTGAGACAGAGGAGGATTTATGGAATGGACTCTGGGGATTGATCCGGGCTTATGATGAGAAAGTGCCGGATTTGATTACGCTATCAGATCGGCCCGAGCCGTTAAAACGGTCTAAACCGTTGCCGGAATATACGGGTTCGAAGCCGCCGCAAGCGGAGGATCCGAGTGTTCACCCTGTGAAGGGGCCAGTCCGTCAATTCGATGTAGTCGCTTTCCAAACTCCGCTTCTCTATAACGATTTTGGCGACCATGATCCACATGGCATCATTTTTGCTTTGCGGGAAGATCGGGAGGCTATTTTAAAAGGGACCAAACATCCGGAACCGCTGATTCTCCGGGCCAATGTGGGGGATACCGTGGAGGTGACGTTGACGAGCGAGTTGGAGTTGGATAAATTTCCGTTTCCCGACGGCATCTATCCCTACCCTGTCGTGAAAGAACAAGCGTGTTATCCTCCGTCCCTACGGATTTCCTTGCATCCTCAATTGATTCAATACGATGTCAAAACGTCGGCCGGGGAAACGGTTGGATTCAACGGCGATCAAACGGTGGGACCGGGAGAGAAGCGGACGTATCGGTGGGTGGTGGATTCCCAAGTAGGCGTTTGCGGTTTGTGGGATATGGCGGATATTCGCAACCATAAATCGCAAGGTGCGTTCGGGGCTTTCATTGCAGAGCCAAGGGGCACGAAGTATGTGGATCCGTACACATTACTGCCTGTGAAAACAGGAGCGAATGTCGTGTTGCGCAATCCGTTCTTACCCGATATCCGAGAGTTTGTTGTAATCATGCACGATGGAATCCGATTGTATGACAAACAAGGGCAGGTCATCTTCGATCCGGTTGATGGCATTTTGGTGCCGCCCCCAGAAATCGATGAAGATTTATTGGACACTTATGATCAAGGGTCCCGGGGGATTAATTATCGGAGCGAGCGGTTGATCAACCGTTATCAGAAACATCCGAAGCTGAATGAGTTGTTCAGTTCCAAGGTGTTCGGGGACCCGGCGACTCCCGTTTTTGAATGTTATGTGGGAGAACCGGTGACCATCCGGCTCGTGACGCCGGCGGAAAGAAGAAGAGCGCATTCTTTTCATTTACATGGACATCGATGGCGGTTCGATACGAAAGACATCGAATCTCGGACAGAGGCCTTTGTCGGATTTCATGTCGCAGGGGCGACAAAGAATTTAGAGTTGCTGGGGGGCGCGGGAGCCTACGGGAAATTTCCGGGTGACTATTTATACCGCTCCGGAAATATTCGATGGGATATCGAACAGGGCATGTGGGGCATTATGCGGGTTCACGAGAAGCCCGTTGAAAAATTACCGAAATTGGAGCAGTGA
- a CDS encoding anti-sigma factor domain-containing protein, with translation MRIHRGIVCEKNSKYTVFLTNQGDFLRGIPIGAMPEIGEEAEFHLISTGTSSLQKGKLRFIGAALVAALFFLFIVASMISPNDEVMAYVQLETDTALELGVNGEGEVISLRYLDETSDTLAKWGKKSPPIREVLDRLAKEVSPKLDEKQIIATTILVNQQNGHQANEIIGSALHDMQNIHKDLKWEVVESTVEERDRANQKQMSIQKYKQTEQAPPLKEKKSSKEMGPPEKSGLVPHQQQTESPNPENDSTVPKNGKFHGKEKQQKPIERIENNSEKAVTIPKSSGNSGEGEKGIQPPTTKEKPRNPASEKKNEGKKRPNPASEMKKESKSFSNPQKEKPNTPATSKHQGNSGS, from the coding sequence ATGCGCATACACAGAGGCATTGTTTGCGAAAAGAATAGTAAATATACCGTGTTTCTGACGAATCAAGGTGATTTTTTACGTGGCATCCCCATCGGAGCTATGCCAGAGATTGGGGAAGAAGCTGAGTTTCACCTTATTTCCACAGGAACTTCTTCCTTACAAAAAGGAAAGCTGCGATTTATTGGGGCCGCTCTGGTCGCTGCTTTGTTCTTCTTGTTCATCGTAGCCTCTATGATTTCTCCAAATGATGAAGTGATGGCGTATGTCCAATTGGAAACGGATACTGCATTGGAGCTCGGTGTGAATGGAGAGGGCGAGGTTATATCCTTACGTTATTTGGATGAAACATCGGATACTTTGGCAAAATGGGGAAAAAAGTCTCCTCCTATCCGTGAAGTATTGGATCGGCTTGCCAAGGAAGTTTCGCCGAAGCTGGATGAAAAGCAAATTATCGCGACTACAATTCTTGTAAATCAGCAAAATGGACATCAAGCGAACGAGATCATTGGAAGTGCCCTCCACGACATGCAAAACATCCATAAAGACTTGAAATGGGAAGTCGTGGAAAGCACTGTGGAAGAAAGGGACCGCGCTAATCAAAAGCAAATGTCCATCCAAAAATACAAGCAAACTGAACAAGCTCCGCCTCTGAAGGAAAAGAAATCATCCAAGGAGATGGGACCTCCCGAGAAGTCAGGATTGGTGCCACACCAACAGCAAACAGAGTCACCTAATCCGGAAAATGATTCAACTGTACCAAAGAACGGAAAATTCCACGGCAAAGAAAAACAACAGAAGCCCATTGAACGGATAGAAAATAATTCAGAGAAAGCTGTAACAATACCAAAAAGTTCTGGGAATTCGGGGGAGGGGGAAAAAGGAATACAACCTCCGACGACGAAAGAAAAGCCCAGGAATCCTGCATCAGAGAAAAAGAATGAAGGAAAAAAGAGGCCAAACCCGGCTTCTGAAATGAAAAAGGAGAGCAAAAGCTTTTCCAATCCCCAAAAAGAAAAACCAAATACCCCGGCCACGAGCAAACATCAGGGAAACAGCGGCAGCTGA
- a CDS encoding SCO family protein, which translates to MLRIVWSIVVLALGLIAFYLFWPRTLTLPHIGTVQEWPFTEVNGQEAAHQNKPKLVTFFFTDCPDVCPMTFFDLKELKGVMQKKGIADHEYSILAVTLDPEYDTEERIRQYVENMGISSTNWLFLRGTEEETKRFTQYFHFTYAKNTEGFITHSTSMYIVDPQNRIRSHHNMAIGTRSVNLEEIADHLEQFIE; encoded by the coding sequence TTGCTGAGAATCGTATGGAGTATCGTTGTCCTTGCTCTTGGGTTGATTGCATTTTACTTGTTTTGGCCCCGCACGCTTACACTGCCGCATATCGGAACTGTGCAAGAGTGGCCGTTTACAGAAGTGAATGGCCAAGAGGCGGCTCATCAAAATAAGCCGAAACTAGTTACTTTTTTCTTTACCGATTGTCCGGATGTTTGCCCGATGACCTTTTTTGATTTAAAAGAGCTTAAGGGCGTGATGCAGAAAAAAGGAATTGCGGATCATGAGTACAGTATCCTAGCCGTTACGCTGGATCCTGAATATGATACGGAAGAACGAATTCGTCAATACGTGGAGAATATGGGGATATCGAGTACGAATTGGTTGTTTTTGAGAGGGACGGAGGAAGAGACGAAGCGATTTACGCAATACTTTCATTTTACCTATGCTAAAAATACAGAAGGATTTATAACTCATTCCACATCCATGTATATCGTTGATCCTCAAAACCGCATCCGCTCGCATCATAATATGGCCATCGGGACAAGAAGTGTGAATCTCGAGGAAATTGCCGATCATTTGGAGCAATTCATCGAATAA
- a CDS encoding (Fe-S)-binding protein: protein MKVTLFATCLVDMFQTNVGKATVELLERLGCQVEFPESQVCCGQPAYNSGYVRDSKEAMKKMIDTFQDAEVIVCPSGSCAYMFHEYQHIFEGDPIWEPKAKKLAEKTYELTEFIVDVLKVEDVGARLEGKATFHTSCHMTRLLGVKEAPVKLLKQVKGLEFTELPNKHQCCGFGGTFSVKMAQISEQMVDEKVQHAEETEADLLIGADAGCLMNIGGRMERVGAPLKVMHIAEVLNSR, encoded by the coding sequence ATGAAAGTGACCTTGTTTGCCACCTGTTTGGTAGATATGTTCCAAACGAATGTCGGCAAGGCGACGGTAGAGTTATTGGAACGCCTTGGCTGCCAGGTTGAATTTCCGGAGTCGCAAGTGTGCTGCGGCCAACCTGCGTACAATTCAGGCTATGTGAGAGATTCCAAAGAAGCGATGAAGAAGATGATCGATACGTTCCAAGATGCGGAAGTGATTGTCTGTCCTTCCGGTTCCTGTGCCTATATGTTCCATGAATATCAACATATTTTCGAAGGGGACCCAATTTGGGAGCCGAAAGCTAAGAAATTAGCGGAGAAGACGTATGAATTAACGGAATTTATTGTCGATGTCTTGAAGGTGGAGGATGTTGGCGCCCGTTTGGAAGGGAAAGCGACGTTCCACACGTCCTGTCATATGACCCGGCTGCTCGGTGTCAAAGAAGCACCGGTTAAACTGCTGAAACAGGTCAAAGGTCTAGAATTCACAGAGTTGCCGAATAAGCATCAATGCTGCGGCTTCGGAGGTACTTTCTCGGTGAAGATGGCACAAATTTCGGAACAGATGGTTGACGAGAAAGTGCAACATGCGGAAGAGACAGAAGCGGACTTGCTGATCGGGGCAGATGCGGGTTGCTTGATGAATATCGGCGGCCGGATGGAACGGGTCGGTGCTCCGCTGAAAGTGATGCACATTGCAGAAGTATTGAATAGTCGATGA
- a CDS encoding LutC/YkgG family protein has translation MTGTIQNRDKFLGKLANRLGRDSIATDVPRPQWSRQPQEGVLKNATPDELLEVLKTQCLVIHTDLVTTNLEGLPKRLHQVVADYGGGPVITWKDERFEKFGLTPLFNETWPAENIDLHVWNPEQGEANIQFAEQANVGITISDMTLAESGTAVLFSEPDKGRTVSFLPFKSVILIPKSTIVPRMTQAARAIREKTKNGEQLASCINFITGPSNSADIEMILVVGVHGPVNATYIVIEDL, from the coding sequence ATGACGGGAACTATTCAAAATCGGGACAAATTTCTTGGCAAGCTGGCTAACCGGCTCGGCAGGGATTCGATTGCGACGGATGTACCACGCCCGCAATGGAGCCGCCAGCCCCAGGAAGGTGTTTTGAAAAACGCCACGCCCGACGAATTGCTTGAAGTACTGAAAACTCAATGTCTTGTCATCCATACGGATTTAGTGACGACCAATCTGGAAGGCTTGCCCAAACGGCTTCATCAAGTCGTGGCCGATTACGGCGGCGGTCCTGTTATTACGTGGAAGGACGAGCGGTTCGAGAAGTTCGGCTTGACCCCATTGTTCAACGAAACTTGGCCCGCTGAGAACATCGATTTGCATGTATGGAACCCCGAACAGGGGGAAGCTAATATCCAATTCGCAGAGCAGGCCAATGTCGGCATCACAATCAGCGACATGACCCTGGCCGAATCGGGGACGGCAGTTTTATTCAGCGAGCCGGATAAGGGGCGGACAGTCAGCTTCTTGCCATTCAAATCCGTCATCCTCATCCCGAAAAGTACAATTGTCCCGCGGATGACCCAAGCAGCCCGGGCGATCCGCGAGAAAACAAAAAATGGTGAACAGCTCGCATCATGCATCAATTTCATCACCGGCCCGAGCAACTCCGCCGATATCGAAATGATCCTCGTCGTCGGTGTCCACGGCCCGGTAAATGCGACGTATATTGTGATAGAAGATTTGTAA
- a CDS encoding LutB/LldF family L-lactate oxidation iron-sulfur protein — protein sequence MPMKIGTENFKERVDTGLHDDFMRGAVSAAQDRLENRRLAAAEELGNWEDWRSLGEEIRQHVLANLDFYLNELSENVAKRGGHVFFAETAEEANRYIVEVAKKKEAKKVVKSKSMVTEEIDLNANLEKAGCRVIETDLGEYILQVDDHDPPSHIVAPALHKNKEQVRDVFTEKLDYQGSEQAEELTLHARKMLREDYLTADIGITGCNFAVAETGSICLVTNEGNADLSTALPKTQITVMGMERLVPTFEELEVLVGLLSRSAVGQKLPSYVTVLTGPKGEGEVDGPEEFHLVIVDNGRSDILGSEFQSILQCIRCGACANICPVYRHVGGHSYGSIYSGPIGAVLSPLLGGYDDYKELPYASTLCGACTEVCPVKIPLHDLLHKHRQVIVEKEGRAPISEKLAMKAFGLGAASPALYKMGSKFAPTAMNPFTAGDKISKGVGPLKAWTEIREFPAPHKERFRDWFKNRPKGEDE from the coding sequence ATGCCTATGAAAATCGGAACTGAAAATTTTAAAGAACGGGTCGACACGGGACTCCACGATGATTTCATGCGCGGCGCGGTGTCGGCCGCTCAAGATCGTCTGGAAAACAGGCGGCTTGCAGCAGCGGAAGAGCTCGGGAATTGGGAAGACTGGCGCTCCTTGGGCGAGGAAATCCGTCAGCATGTTCTGGCCAATCTCGATTTCTATTTGAATGAGCTGAGTGAGAATGTGGCCAAGCGCGGGGGCCATGTCTTTTTTGCGGAAACCGCGGAAGAGGCCAATCGCTATATTGTCGAGGTTGCGAAAAAGAAAGAAGCCAAAAAAGTCGTCAAATCGAAATCGATGGTAACGGAGGAAATCGATTTGAATGCGAACTTGGAGAAGGCTGGATGTAGAGTCATCGAAACGGATTTAGGCGAATATATTTTGCAAGTCGATGATCATGATCCACCATCTCATATTGTCGCACCGGCTTTGCATAAAAATAAAGAACAAGTGCGCGATGTATTTACAGAAAAATTGGATTATCAAGGCAGTGAGCAGGCGGAGGAACTTACGCTGCATGCCCGTAAAATGTTGCGGGAAGATTATTTGACAGCAGATATCGGCATCACAGGCTGCAATTTCGCTGTCGCTGAAACAGGATCGATCTGCCTCGTGACGAATGAAGGGAATGCCGACCTGTCCACGGCACTGCCGAAAACGCAAATTACCGTCATGGGGATGGAGCGGCTCGTCCCGACGTTCGAGGAGTTGGAAGTGCTCGTCGGTTTATTGTCTCGCAGTGCCGTCGGGCAGAAATTGCCGAGCTATGTGACAGTGCTGACAGGACCGAAAGGCGAGGGGGAAGTCGATGGACCGGAGGAATTCCACTTGGTCATCGTCGATAATGGGCGTTCGGATATTCTGGGCAGCGAGTTCCAGTCGATCCTGCAATGTATCCGTTGCGGGGCGTGCGCCAATATTTGCCCAGTATACCGGCATGTCGGCGGCCACTCGTACGGTTCGATCTATTCGGGTCCGATCGGCGCTGTCCTGTCTCCGCTGCTTGGCGGATATGATGACTACAAGGAACTGCCGTACGCTTCCACGTTATGCGGAGCGTGTACGGAAGTCTGCCCGGTGAAAATCCCGCTTCATGACTTGCTCCACAAGCATCGGCAAGTGATTGTCGAGAAGGAAGGCAGAGCACCGATTTCAGAGAAATTGGCGATGAAAGCATTCGGGCTGGGAGCGGCTTCGCCTGCTCTTTATAAGATGGGCTCCAAATTTGCGCCTACGGCAATGAACCCCTTCACGGCGGGTGATAAAATTTCCAAAGGTGTCGGCCCATTGAAAGCGTGGACGGAGATCCGGGAATTTCCGGCACCGCATAAAGAGCGGTTCCGCGACTGGTTCAAAAACCGCCCGAAAGGAGAGGACGAGTGA
- a CDS encoding aconitate hydratase: MALNLTQKLIQSHLVSGEMVPGEEIGLKIDQTLTQDATGTMVMLELEAMGVKRAQTEASAQYVDHNIIQVDNKNADDHLFLQSATRRFGLYYSQPGNGVSHPVHMQRLAKPGKTLLGSDSHTCANGCMGMLAMGAGGLDVALAIAGEPIFINMPKVWGVKLIGKLPDWVSAKDIILELLRRFEVKGGVGKIIEYYGPGLETLSAMDRHVIANMGAELGATTSVFPSDETVREFLKQQGREEDWVELTADEGAAYDLYEEINLSELEPLIAKPSSPGNVVPVAEVAGTEIYQSYVGSSANPGYRDFAIAAKIVEGKRIPSGVSFDINPTSRQLLTDLVKESHVASLLEAGARLHQAGCNGCIGMGQAPATGRNSLRTTPRNFPGRSGTREDSVFLCSPETAAASALTGKITDPRTLDMPYPKVADPEHPTIDTKLLVEPLPLEEAQKVELHKGPNISLIPELDELHDSMELPILLKMGDNISTDEILAGGARVLPYRSNLPEISKFSFEIIDRTYYTRAQESKMTGHALVAGSNYGQGSSREHAALAPRYLGLRVALVKDFARIHWQNLVNFGVLPLTFIDPLDYDLLEMGDVLVFSNLRQTIQSVNEFPIAIKDKDKQLLVQHALSKRQIEVMLKGGMINWAKERQRLLHS; the protein is encoded by the coding sequence GTGGCATTAAATCTTACCCAAAAACTGATCCAATCCCATTTAGTCTCCGGCGAAATGGTGCCGGGGGAAGAGATTGGCCTGAAAATCGATCAAACGCTCACTCAAGATGCAACAGGCACGATGGTCATGTTGGAATTGGAAGCAATGGGGGTCAAGCGGGCACAGACAGAAGCTTCCGCGCAATATGTCGATCACAACATCATCCAAGTGGATAATAAAAATGCAGATGACCACCTATTCTTACAAAGCGCCACCCGCCGTTTCGGCCTTTATTATAGCCAGCCAGGGAATGGTGTCAGCCACCCGGTTCATATGCAGCGCTTGGCCAAGCCGGGTAAAACATTATTGGGCTCGGACAGTCATACATGTGCCAACGGATGCATGGGCATGTTGGCGATGGGCGCGGGCGGCTTGGATGTTGCTTTGGCAATCGCAGGGGAACCGATTTTCATTAATATGCCGAAAGTGTGGGGAGTGAAGTTGATCGGGAAATTGCCGGACTGGGTCAGTGCCAAAGATATCATTCTGGAGTTGCTGAGAAGATTTGAGGTCAAAGGCGGTGTCGGAAAAATTATCGAATACTACGGCCCTGGGCTGGAAACGCTCAGTGCGATGGATCGTCATGTCATCGCGAACATGGGGGCAGAATTAGGGGCGACGACATCTGTTTTTCCGTCAGATGAAACGGTCCGGGAATTTTTGAAGCAGCAAGGGCGGGAGGAAGACTGGGTTGAACTTACTGCTGACGAGGGGGCCGCATATGACTTATATGAGGAAATCAATTTATCCGAGTTGGAGCCGTTAATTGCCAAACCGTCTAGCCCCGGGAATGTTGTTCCGGTGGCAGAGGTGGCGGGCACGGAGATCTATCAATCCTATGTAGGCTCTTCTGCAAATCCGGGATACCGGGACTTCGCCATTGCGGCAAAGATTGTAGAGGGAAAAAGGATTCCATCCGGAGTTTCGTTCGACATCAATCCAACCTCCAGGCAATTGCTTACGGATTTGGTGAAAGAAAGCCATGTGGCAAGCCTATTGGAAGCAGGAGCCCGTTTACATCAAGCGGGTTGTAACGGTTGCATTGGCATGGGGCAAGCGCCCGCCACCGGTCGGAATAGTTTGCGGACGACCCCACGGAACTTTCCGGGACGTTCGGGAACGCGGGAGGATTCTGTTTTTTTATGCAGCCCCGAGACGGCTGCGGCATCAGCTCTAACAGGAAAGATCACGGATCCACGAACATTGGACATGCCGTATCCGAAAGTGGCAGATCCGGAACATCCGACCATTGATACAAAATTGCTAGTCGAACCGTTGCCTTTGGAAGAAGCGCAAAAAGTGGAGCTGCATAAAGGGCCGAATATCTCACTAATTCCCGAATTGGACGAGTTGCACGATTCGATGGAACTGCCAATTCTGTTGAAGATGGGCGATAATATTTCAACAGATGAGATTTTGGCGGGAGGAGCGAGAGTTCTTCCCTATCGAAGTAACTTGCCTGAAATTAGTAAATTTTCATTTGAAATTATTGACAGGACATACTATACCCGAGCCCAAGAGAGTAAAATGACAGGCCATGCCCTTGTAGCCGGTTCAAACTATGGACAAGGCTCAAGCCGGGAGCATGCCGCCCTGGCGCCAAGATACCTTGGATTGCGCGTCGCCTTGGTCAAGGACTTTGCGAGAATACACTGGCAGAACTTGGTGAACTTCGGCGTACTGCCGTTGACTTTCATTGATCCGCTGGACTATGACCTGTTGGAAATGGGGGATGTATTGGTATTCTCCAATCTGCGTCAGACGATTCAGTCGGTCAATGAATTCCCAATCGCTATCAAGGACAAGGATAAGCAATTGTTGGTACAGCACGCACTATCCAAACGGCAGATTGAGGTCATGTTAAAAGGCGGCATGATTAATTGGGCTAAAGAAAGGCAAAGACTATTGCACAGCTAA